The sequence GCGTGACCGTCCGTGACCGCCCGCGACCATGACCAACACCAAGGGCAAGAGGCGCGGGACCCGCTACATGTTCTCGCGGCCCTTCCGCAAGCAAGGCGTGGTGCCGCTGGCCACCTACATGCGCATCTACAAGAAGGGCGACATCGTGGACATCAAGGGCATGGGCACGGTGCAGAAGGGGATGCCCCACAAGTGCTACCACGGGAAGACGGGGCGCGTGTACAACGTGACGCAGCACGCCGTGGGCATCATCGTCAACAAGCAGGTCAAGGGCCGCATCCTGGCCAAGCGGATCAACGTGCGCATCGAGCACGTGAAACACTCCAAGAGCCACGACAGCTTCCTGCGCCGCGTCAAGGACAACGAACGGCGCAAGCGCGAGGCCCGCGA is a genomic window of Meriones unguiculatus strain TT.TT164.6M chromosome X unlocalized genomic scaffold, Bangor_MerUng_6.1 ChrX_unordered_Scaffold_30, whole genome shotgun sequence containing:
- the LOC110544288 gene encoding large ribosomal subunit protein eL21-like, producing MTNTKGKRRGTRYMFSRPFRKQGVVPLATYMRIYKKGDIVDIKGMGTVQKGMPHKCYHGKTGRVYNVTQHAVGIIVNKQVKGRILAKRINVRIEHVKHSKSHDSFLRRVKDNERRKREARERGTWVQLKRQPAPPRDAHFVRTNGKEPELLEPIPYEFMA